The Aythya fuligula isolate bAytFul2 chromosome 7, bAytFul2.pri, whole genome shotgun sequence genome has a window encoding:
- the LGI1 gene encoding leucine-rich glioma-inactivated protein 1 isoform X2: MLRGEGSLPVRDPGARPRLRPPPPRGRSFVRSAFTKIPEGSFLLTPSLQLLLFTSNTFDVISDDAFMGLPHLEYLFIENNSIKSISRNTFRGLKSLIHLSLANNNLQSLPKDIFKGLDSLTNVDLRGNAFNCDCKLKWLVEWLGSTNATVEDIYCESPPEYKKRKINSLSPKEFDCIITEFEVYQSLPYQSLSVDTFSYMNDEHVVIAQPFTGKCIFLEWDHVEVMFRNYDNITGTSTVVCKPIVIESQLYVIVAQLFGGSHIYKRDIFANKFIKIQDIEILKIRKPNDIETFRIAEDWYFVVADSSKAGFTTVYKWNGNGFYSHQSLHAWYRDTDVEYLEISGKPHLILSSSSQRPVIYQWNKGTNEFVKRFDIQDMEDAYAVKHFKVKEDVYICLTRFIGDSKVMKWGGSAFLDLQRMPSRGSMVFQPLQISNYQYAILGSDYSFTQVYYWDAEKAKFVKFQELNIQAPRSFIHVSIDKRDFLFASSFKGTTLIYKHVIVDLSA, encoded by the exons atCCTTTGTGAGATCTGCTTTTACTAAAATCCCAGAAGGGAGTTTTTTGCTCACACCATCTCTGCAGCTTCt GTTGTTTACCTCCAACACTTTTGATGTTATTAGTGATGATGCTTTTATGGGCCTTCCTCATCTAGAATATTT GTTCATAGAGAACAACAGCATTAAGTCAATTTCAAGAAATACTTTCAGAGGACTGAAATCTTTAATTCACCT GAGTCTCGCAAATAATAATCTCCAATCGCTTCCAAAAGACATATTCAAAGGCTTGGATTCTTTAACAAATGT AGATCTTAGAGGCAATGCATTTAATTGTGACTGCAAACTGAAGTGGTTAGTGGAGTGGCTGGGCAGCACCAATGCAACTGTGGAAGACATTTACTGTGAAAGCCCACCAGAATATAAGAAGCGCAAAATCAATAGCCTCTCACCGAAAGAATTTGATTGTATTATTACAG AATTTGAAGTTTATCAGTCCCTGCCATACCAATCTCTGTCAGTAGATACTTTCTCATACATGAATGATGAACATGTGGTTATTGCTCAGCCCTTCACCGGAAAATGCATCTTTCTCGAATGGGACCATGTAGAAGTGATGTTCAGGAATTATGACAACATAACAG gtACTTCAACTGTTGTGTGTAAACCCATAGTTATTGAAAGTCAGCTATATGTCATTGTCGCGCAGCTGTTTGGAGGCTCCCACATATATAAAAGAGATATTTTTGCTAATAAGTTTATAAAAATTCAAGATATTGAAATCCTTAAAATACGAAAACCCAATGACATTGAAACTTTCAGGATTGCTGAAGACTGGTATTTTGTCGTTGCAGACAGTTCAAAAGCTGGTTTCACCACTGTTTACAAATGGAATGGGAATGGATTTTATTCCCATCAGTCTCTGCATGCCTGGTACAGAGATACTGATGTGGAGTATCTTGAAATATCCGGCAAACCGCATTTAATTCTGTCAAGTAGTTCCCAAAGACCTGTAATATATCAATGGAACAAAGGAACAAATGAATTTGTTAAGCGTTTTGATATCCAAGATATGGAAGATGCATATGCAGTGAAACATTTCAAGGTGAAAGAGGATGTATACATTTGTTTAACAAGATTTATTGGGGACTCTAAAGTAATGAAATGGGGTGGTTCAGCATTTCTGGATTTACAAAGGATGCCATCCCGAGGGTCAATGGTATTCCAACCGCTTCAGATAAGTAATTATCAATATGCCATtcttggaagtgattattcTTTCACTCAAGTCTATTATTGGGATgctgagaaagcaaaatttgtgAAGTTTCAAGAATTAAACATACAGGCACCAAGATCTTTCATACATGTCTCCATCGATAAACGagattttctctttgcttcaaGTTTTAAGGGAACTACATTGATTTATAAACATGTCATAGTTGACTTAAGCGCATGA
- the LGI1 gene encoding leucine-rich glioma-inactivated protein 1 isoform X1 yields MGNASRPFRRIAYFLCLLSVLLLTEGKKPVKPKCPAWCTCTKDNALCENARSIPRSVPPDVISLSFVRSAFTKIPEGSFLLTPSLQLLLFTSNTFDVISDDAFMGLPHLEYLFIENNSIKSISRNTFRGLKSLIHLSLANNNLQSLPKDIFKGLDSLTNVDLRGNAFNCDCKLKWLVEWLGSTNATVEDIYCESPPEYKKRKINSLSPKEFDCIITEFEVYQSLPYQSLSVDTFSYMNDEHVVIAQPFTGKCIFLEWDHVEVMFRNYDNITGTSTVVCKPIVIESQLYVIVAQLFGGSHIYKRDIFANKFIKIQDIEILKIRKPNDIETFRIAEDWYFVVADSSKAGFTTVYKWNGNGFYSHQSLHAWYRDTDVEYLEISGKPHLILSSSSQRPVIYQWNKGTNEFVKRFDIQDMEDAYAVKHFKVKEDVYICLTRFIGDSKVMKWGGSAFLDLQRMPSRGSMVFQPLQISNYQYAILGSDYSFTQVYYWDAEKAKFVKFQELNIQAPRSFIHVSIDKRDFLFASSFKGTTLIYKHVIVDLSA; encoded by the exons ATGGGAAATGCCAGCAGACCCTTTAGAAGAATTGCTTATTTCTTATGCCTTTTATCTGTGCTTTTGCTGACTGAAGGGAAGAAACCAGTGAAGCCAAAATGTCCTGCCTGGTGTACTTGTACCAAAGATAATGCTTTATGTGAAAATGCCAGATCTATTCCTCGCAGCGTTCCGCCTGATGTTATCTCACT atCCTTTGTGAGATCTGCTTTTACTAAAATCCCAGAAGGGAGTTTTTTGCTCACACCATCTCTGCAGCTTCt GTTGTTTACCTCCAACACTTTTGATGTTATTAGTGATGATGCTTTTATGGGCCTTCCTCATCTAGAATATTT GTTCATAGAGAACAACAGCATTAAGTCAATTTCAAGAAATACTTTCAGAGGACTGAAATCTTTAATTCACCT GAGTCTCGCAAATAATAATCTCCAATCGCTTCCAAAAGACATATTCAAAGGCTTGGATTCTTTAACAAATGT AGATCTTAGAGGCAATGCATTTAATTGTGACTGCAAACTGAAGTGGTTAGTGGAGTGGCTGGGCAGCACCAATGCAACTGTGGAAGACATTTACTGTGAAAGCCCACCAGAATATAAGAAGCGCAAAATCAATAGCCTCTCACCGAAAGAATTTGATTGTATTATTACAG AATTTGAAGTTTATCAGTCCCTGCCATACCAATCTCTGTCAGTAGATACTTTCTCATACATGAATGATGAACATGTGGTTATTGCTCAGCCCTTCACCGGAAAATGCATCTTTCTCGAATGGGACCATGTAGAAGTGATGTTCAGGAATTATGACAACATAACAG gtACTTCAACTGTTGTGTGTAAACCCATAGTTATTGAAAGTCAGCTATATGTCATTGTCGCGCAGCTGTTTGGAGGCTCCCACATATATAAAAGAGATATTTTTGCTAATAAGTTTATAAAAATTCAAGATATTGAAATCCTTAAAATACGAAAACCCAATGACATTGAAACTTTCAGGATTGCTGAAGACTGGTATTTTGTCGTTGCAGACAGTTCAAAAGCTGGTTTCACCACTGTTTACAAATGGAATGGGAATGGATTTTATTCCCATCAGTCTCTGCATGCCTGGTACAGAGATACTGATGTGGAGTATCTTGAAATATCCGGCAAACCGCATTTAATTCTGTCAAGTAGTTCCCAAAGACCTGTAATATATCAATGGAACAAAGGAACAAATGAATTTGTTAAGCGTTTTGATATCCAAGATATGGAAGATGCATATGCAGTGAAACATTTCAAGGTGAAAGAGGATGTATACATTTGTTTAACAAGATTTATTGGGGACTCTAAAGTAATGAAATGGGGTGGTTCAGCATTTCTGGATTTACAAAGGATGCCATCCCGAGGGTCAATGGTATTCCAACCGCTTCAGATAAGTAATTATCAATATGCCATtcttggaagtgattattcTTTCACTCAAGTCTATTATTGGGATgctgagaaagcaaaatttgtgAAGTTTCAAGAATTAAACATACAGGCACCAAGATCTTTCATACATGTCTCCATCGATAAACGagattttctctttgcttcaaGTTTTAAGGGAACTACATTGATTTATAAACATGTCATAGTTGACTTAAGCGCATGA
- the LGI1 gene encoding leucine-rich glioma-inactivated protein 1 isoform X3: MGLPHLEYLFIENNSIKSISRNTFRGLKSLIHLSLANNNLQSLPKDIFKGLDSLTNVDLRGNAFNCDCKLKWLVEWLGSTNATVEDIYCESPPEYKKRKINSLSPKEFDCIITEFEVYQSLPYQSLSVDTFSYMNDEHVVIAQPFTGKCIFLEWDHVEVMFRNYDNITGTSTVVCKPIVIESQLYVIVAQLFGGSHIYKRDIFANKFIKIQDIEILKIRKPNDIETFRIAEDWYFVVADSSKAGFTTVYKWNGNGFYSHQSLHAWYRDTDVEYLEISGKPHLILSSSSQRPVIYQWNKGTNEFVKRFDIQDMEDAYAVKHFKVKEDVYICLTRFIGDSKVMKWGGSAFLDLQRMPSRGSMVFQPLQISNYQYAILGSDYSFTQVYYWDAEKAKFVKFQELNIQAPRSFIHVSIDKRDFLFASSFKGTTLIYKHVIVDLSA; the protein is encoded by the exons ATGGGCCTTCCTCATCTAGAATATTT GTTCATAGAGAACAACAGCATTAAGTCAATTTCAAGAAATACTTTCAGAGGACTGAAATCTTTAATTCACCT GAGTCTCGCAAATAATAATCTCCAATCGCTTCCAAAAGACATATTCAAAGGCTTGGATTCTTTAACAAATGT AGATCTTAGAGGCAATGCATTTAATTGTGACTGCAAACTGAAGTGGTTAGTGGAGTGGCTGGGCAGCACCAATGCAACTGTGGAAGACATTTACTGTGAAAGCCCACCAGAATATAAGAAGCGCAAAATCAATAGCCTCTCACCGAAAGAATTTGATTGTATTATTACAG AATTTGAAGTTTATCAGTCCCTGCCATACCAATCTCTGTCAGTAGATACTTTCTCATACATGAATGATGAACATGTGGTTATTGCTCAGCCCTTCACCGGAAAATGCATCTTTCTCGAATGGGACCATGTAGAAGTGATGTTCAGGAATTATGACAACATAACAG gtACTTCAACTGTTGTGTGTAAACCCATAGTTATTGAAAGTCAGCTATATGTCATTGTCGCGCAGCTGTTTGGAGGCTCCCACATATATAAAAGAGATATTTTTGCTAATAAGTTTATAAAAATTCAAGATATTGAAATCCTTAAAATACGAAAACCCAATGACATTGAAACTTTCAGGATTGCTGAAGACTGGTATTTTGTCGTTGCAGACAGTTCAAAAGCTGGTTTCACCACTGTTTACAAATGGAATGGGAATGGATTTTATTCCCATCAGTCTCTGCATGCCTGGTACAGAGATACTGATGTGGAGTATCTTGAAATATCCGGCAAACCGCATTTAATTCTGTCAAGTAGTTCCCAAAGACCTGTAATATATCAATGGAACAAAGGAACAAATGAATTTGTTAAGCGTTTTGATATCCAAGATATGGAAGATGCATATGCAGTGAAACATTTCAAGGTGAAAGAGGATGTATACATTTGTTTAACAAGATTTATTGGGGACTCTAAAGTAATGAAATGGGGTGGTTCAGCATTTCTGGATTTACAAAGGATGCCATCCCGAGGGTCAATGGTATTCCAACCGCTTCAGATAAGTAATTATCAATATGCCATtcttggaagtgattattcTTTCACTCAAGTCTATTATTGGGATgctgagaaagcaaaatttgtgAAGTTTCAAGAATTAAACATACAGGCACCAAGATCTTTCATACATGTCTCCATCGATAAACGagattttctctttgcttcaaGTTTTAAGGGAACTACATTGATTTATAAACATGTCATAGTTGACTTAAGCGCATGA